A region of the Dreissena polymorpha isolate Duluth1 chromosome 6, UMN_Dpol_1.0, whole genome shotgun sequence genome:
AACCGGGGATATCCCAATTAGTGTCCAAAACTTTACTTCAATATTACATTCAgctataaaacaaacattttaacttAATGGCCACATATAGGGCCTTTACATGTAATCGGCGCTGTTATAAAAAACATCAATATTCGCTAAAAATCATTTACAGCTTACATAGATTTATATACATTTTCCATATTCCTTGTTGTCTACATAACTGAAGTAAATAATTTCACATtacttttaaagtaaaataaaaacatgcaaggTAAAATTGTGGCAAGTAGCGAGATACCCCGGGTACACGGAGAGGACAGTGTGACTACCAACTGGGCGGGCCAGAGGGAGGGCCCGCACTACGTGGATAGCCCTTCGATGCCGCTCCGGGTGTCACGTGTCCAGACGTATCTACCCATGTACACGGAGCCCGAGAAAACAGCGACTGGAAACTGTCGACTACTGAAACGGCTGTTCAGAGCCACTATAAACATCGTCATAACAGTCGCAATATCAGTGTTCGTGACATATTGCTTAATCTACAACCACTTTATAGCCGATAAGATCGGACACAATGTTGCGGAAGCAAGAGAAAAAGTAAGTAGCCTAAATGCATCAATTTAAGCATTCGATGTTCGATGTGTTAGCATTGTACTCGATATTTAAAGACTGTATCCATTCAATATGAGACGACTGTTCCAGCTCAATATGCAAGGACAGTTCCCACAACGGTGTGTTGCTGCAGAtgggtttttatataaatattcccATTTCTTATGTGTCAACATCACTAAGTAATCATCTTTTATAAGCATGTAAAAGATTAAAACAGATTTATATGGATTGTTTaaagataaaattcattaaatgtttttgacCGTTTTGTTAACTGTTATTCTTTTACACAATATGTAATTTTCATATGATATTTAACATGCTATTAAACGTTGGATTTTTTGGCTCAATTTTCTGATATTTTTTTACAGTTGATTCATAAGATAAACTACGCTTTCCCTGTCGACGCGTTAAAGTATCCTATGTTAACGTGTAACTGTCGTATGGTGCCATTCAGTCATGTTATTTTCACCTTGCATGATTATTTACAAAAGGACTCAGTAATAAGTTATTAATTAAAGATGATGTGTTATGAGATTTAATATTGACAAAGGTGATATACCAAGATGTCTTATGCCAATGCACTGATTTGATTTAAGATTAATCCAACGAACAAAGTATCGACATTCGGAGCACTAGCAGGTACGTACCTTGATAATGTaacatatttattgtgtttgattAATATACATGCATGTCAACTTGCAGGTAAAGTTTAGACAGTTTATTGATGATGATCTTTCAAAAAGCGATTACGCAAGTTATTATCATTGTATGTTAAGTGTTGTGTGTAAGTTTGGACTCTAATTGAGTTGGTTATTGGTCACGTACCTTAAATCAATATCTAGCGGGTGTTAATAAGATTTTTATCGGATATTTTTTCGTTAGTTACATTTCGGTATAGGCTCCTGCATTGTAGATTTACGTTTATAATTACATATTAAAGTATTTGTGAACACTAAGTTGTAACACGTTTAGTAGCCAAGTCGTATTTACTTATTCTATTTAATCAAAGATTTTTTTGAAGCAATGGGCTAAAAGCCAATAAagatttttttctgtaaaaacacAGACTAAATCTTCACATGCCTATGTGGCTCTAAAGTTAGCCTGCCTTTTTTCAGGCGATACATCGATGCCTGCCAATCAGCATAATGTGTATGCTGTGTTCTCTCTGGACCAAGTCGCGTTGAATAGTAAGCAATTCTTAGCCTTTTTGTTCATCTTAGTTGATATTtcttataaatacaaataacaagGTCAAGGTGATATGCATATGCGTTTAATTATAACTAATAATTGTTTGGCATTACCTTCTATAACAGACACTGGAGACATTAGATGGCTAAAATCGGACGGTTCGGATTCTGTAACCCCAAACAAGACTGACAGCTGTGTCGTAGTTAAACAAGGAGGTCTTTATGGCGCTTTTTCGCAGATAACATTCAAGTTCAGCCCTTCGTCGAAGGAACGTGTCGGTCACAGTATCTACGTGATCAGACACGGCACCGCAAACGAAACCATGATCCAAAAGAGGAACCTTGATAAGCCGCAACTGCGACTGGAGACACACACGTTTTTGCAGCCCAGCAATATCAACGCGTTCGTAAGCCTCAGTTCAGGAGATCAGGTGTGTGTAAACCCGTCTCCCCCGGATATGGTCTACAAATCGGCAGTGGACAATATTCTGACTGTTGTAAGATTAGCTATGTGATCCATGTCATCTTTTGTTGTTTagcttaatgttatttatttatttattttttaatgttttgtacattgatttttttaaaatatgtactaTTTTGTCCTCACTATATTGTCTTTTTCATCTGCGAAACGTTCTTTGCTAAAAGCGCTTGTGTTATGTACCGGTTGTGTCCTTACATTACCCAACACAGACTGTGATAAGTACGTTTATTCGTAACATGACAATGCCTATGGTCCATCGCATTAACCCATGAAATAACACCTATCTAGATTTTTAGCTATGGTGTGTAGCATTCATGTCGCATGTCCTATGTATGATTATTTGTTTAACACGTATGAAGCAATATACACTTACGGGTACTATGCAATAGTTACTTGTCCTTTCAACATTAATCATTTACTACTATAAGTATTTGATATACCAATGTAACATTTCCAATTCTTTAACTGGTGCAgatttattattcataataaaATTCATATCGTCAaaatacatgataaaatattCGTACATATTCAAAACTGATGTACTGTGCTTAGAATATAGCATGGGCATAGACATTTATACTATCAGCTGATGTCACCTTAACTCTGCAAACTCGACATTTGTAAATAATTCGCACACACATGACTCAATACTCATATTTAGACGCTTCAATGAAAGTGCCGCTGTTTAAAACTGAGCATAACAAAGAAGACAACTTAAACTGTGTACATGATTATTGGTTAATCAGGTAAACTCGACTTAGAACTCTTTGATAATCTGATCTATAATTTCTACTTGTATGTGATATTCGTGTTTGGATTTACAACATGAATACAATCGTGTTTACATCGTGATTATACCTTTACAATTTTTACCTTACACATTTCCGTCTGCCTTTTTTAATTCCATCATGTCTAAATCAGTGACAGGTTCGCTATTCCCAGCGTGTTCTTATATGCATTCCTATACACCAAGTTGTACATCTACAGACGCCGATGTTTGAAGCCATATAAATACTCAAAATTAACTAATATTTCGTAAATTAATGTCATTgagacacaaaaaataaaaacgaatatTGTGTATCTCTTTAATctgtgttaccataccacatctagcattgaaattgtgtctattgctataaggaacactaattgtttatgggttaactttattttacgaaatattttacgaaatattcgttgattgtgTGTATTTATATGGCTTTAAATCTCAACGGTTGAacgtcagatttttttaaatggagAGTCATTTGCTAAAAAACTAATTACCATGCTGACTTATTGTTTAATGTCGTTCTTGTTTTG
Encoded here:
- the LOC127833370 gene encoding uncharacterized protein LOC127833370, producing MQGKIVASSEIPRVHGEDSVTTNWAGQREGPHYVDSPSMPLRVSRVQTYLPMYTEPEKTATGNCRLLKRLFRATINIVITVAISVFVTYCLIYNHFIADKIGHNVAEAREKINPTNKVSTFGALAGDTSMPANQHNVYAVFSLDQVALNNTGDIRWLKSDGSDSVTPNKTDSCVVVKQGGLYGAFSQITFKFSPSSKERVGHSIYVIRHGTANETMIQKRNLDKPQLRLETHTFLQPSNINAFVSLSSGDQVCVNPSPPDMVYKSAVDNILTVVRLAM